A genomic segment from uncultured Alistipes sp. encodes:
- a CDS encoding iron-containing alcohol dehydrogenase → MNNFIYQNPTKLVFGKGEIARLPELIPADKRIMITFGGGSVKRNGVYDQVVKALSGRDFIEFWGIEANPSIETLRKAIALGKEKRADFLLAVGGGSVIDGTKLISAGLLYEGDAWDLVLKGSYTKTVPLASVLTMAATGSEMNSGAVISRYETKEKYAFYSNYPVFSILDPETLYSLPKRQIACGLADTFVHVLEQYMTTPGQSRLMDRWAEGILHTVVEIAPRALGDERDYDTMSEYMLSATLALNDMIRMGVTQDWATHMIGHELTALHGLTHGATLAIVINGTLRTLRDQKHGKLLQFGERIWGITDGTDEERIDRTIARTEAFFRSLGLSTRLSEEGIGEATIAEIERRFTASGVHHGEARNVDGPMARRILEACL, encoded by the coding sequence ATGAACAACTTCATCTATCAGAATCCTACCAAACTGGTTTTCGGGAAGGGCGAGATTGCCCGGCTCCCGGAACTCATTCCGGCCGACAAGCGCATCATGATCACCTTCGGGGGCGGCAGCGTCAAACGCAACGGGGTCTACGACCAGGTTGTGAAGGCCCTTTCGGGCCGAGACTTCATCGAGTTCTGGGGCATCGAGGCCAATCCTTCGATCGAGACCCTGCGCAAGGCGATTGCTTTGGGCAAGGAGAAGCGGGCCGACTTCCTGCTGGCCGTGGGCGGCGGGTCGGTGATCGACGGTACGAAACTCATCTCCGCAGGGCTGCTCTACGAAGGGGATGCCTGGGACCTGGTGCTCAAGGGAAGCTATACGAAGACGGTGCCGCTGGCTTCGGTGCTCACGATGGCCGCCACGGGCTCCGAAATGAACAGCGGGGCGGTGATTTCGCGTTACGAAACCAAGGAGAAATACGCCTTCTACAGCAACTATCCGGTCTTTTCGATCCTCGATCCGGAGACGCTCTACTCGCTGCCGAAGCGGCAGATCGCCTGCGGACTGGCCGATACGTTCGTGCATGTGCTGGAGCAGTACATGACCACGCCGGGACAGTCGCGGCTGATGGACCGCTGGGCCGAAGGGATCCTGCATACGGTGGTGGAGATTGCTCCGCGGGCGCTGGGGGACGAACGCGACTACGACACGATGTCGGAGTACATGCTCTCGGCGACACTGGCGCTGAACGACATGATCCGCATGGGCGTGACGCAGGACTGGGCGACGCACATGATCGGCCACGAGCTGACGGCGCTGCACGGGCTGACGCACGGCGCGACGCTGGCGATCGTGATCAACGGCACGCTGCGCACGCTGCGTGATCAGAAGCACGGCAAACTGTTGCAGTTCGGCGAGCGGATCTGGGGGATCACCGACGGTACGGACGAGGAGCGCATCGACCGGACGATAGCCCGGACCGAGGCGTTTTTCCGTTCGCTGGGGCTCTCGACGCGCCTCTCGGAGGAGGGGATCGGCGAGGCGACGATTGCGGAGATCGAGCGGCGTTTCACGGCTTCGGGCGTTCACCACGGCGAGGCCCGGAACGTCGACGGCCCGATGGCCCGCCGCATCCTGGAGGCCTGCCTCTGA
- a CDS encoding peptidylprolyl isomerase: MASLNTLRTKFGVVLSIIIGLALLAFILSLKTEMGFTGNDPRVGVINGEKINYSEYYNEYERIKTQNNVQESDEQQSAMLANAVWQSLITRYVLTPGFDLMGLRVTDPERMAMVSGQQPSQAFYNAFADPRTGQYNVEAVSQFLAQAETNSQAAQVWAQLNEQARLEREAQKFFGLVKGGVYVNSLEVAQGVEGANKTFSGKWAGKKYSSVPDSLFTVSTGDLKNYYNSHKDQFKQIPSRTLSYVVFEVSPTDDDLLALEKKAAEVGGEFAAAEDVKAFVRANRNGRIAENYVTAAQLTDEEGKALMAGKMYGPVLKNNEWRMARVLDTKMAPDSVGIRHIVLPYTQETLADSLLTALEKGGDFAAAAARYSVYDATAANGGEVGVMPFSAFTGEFAEALAGAKKGDIVKIASGDAIQLMQVYRADKPTKHIQVASITYPLEASAATRRDIHNQAGSFMVNAKGSSEAFADAASEAAVTPRVATLSQGDRTIRGLEDSRDVARWAYGAETGDVSEIFTVGKDYVIAMLTEIDDNDYASLEKVASQVRAQVLRDKKYDYIVKDLAGSTLAEQASSLGSEVDDFSGVTFGSFYIDGIGMEPRLVGAIASSEQGVLSAPVKGMSGVYVFEVGDVQTEEKQTAEGEKVRAQAMAEGMAQQFAYPAIQQMAKIQDLRGEYF; this comes from the coding sequence ATGGCAAGTTTAAACACCTTACGTACCAAGTTCGGGGTAGTGCTTTCGATCATTATCGGACTGGCCCTCTTGGCCTTTATTCTCTCACTGAAAACCGAAATGGGTTTTACGGGCAATGATCCTCGTGTCGGCGTGATCAACGGCGAAAAGATCAACTATTCGGAGTATTACAACGAGTACGAGCGGATCAAGACGCAGAACAACGTGCAGGAGAGCGACGAACAGCAGTCTGCAATGCTGGCCAATGCGGTCTGGCAGTCGCTGATTACCCGTTATGTGCTGACTCCGGGTTTCGACCTGATGGGCCTGCGGGTGACGGATCCCGAGCGGATGGCGATGGTCAGCGGCCAGCAGCCTTCGCAGGCGTTCTACAACGCCTTTGCGGATCCCCGGACGGGCCAGTACAACGTGGAAGCCGTGAGCCAGTTCCTGGCCCAGGCCGAGACGAATTCCCAGGCTGCACAGGTTTGGGCTCAGCTCAACGAGCAGGCTCGTTTGGAGCGTGAGGCCCAGAAGTTCTTCGGACTGGTGAAGGGCGGCGTCTATGTCAATTCGCTGGAAGTGGCTCAGGGTGTCGAGGGTGCGAACAAGACCTTCTCGGGTAAATGGGCCGGAAAGAAGTATTCGTCGGTTCCCGATTCGCTCTTTACCGTTTCGACGGGAGACCTGAAGAACTACTACAACAGCCACAAGGATCAGTTCAAGCAGATACCGTCGCGGACGCTCTCGTACGTGGTGTTCGAGGTGTCGCCCACGGATGACGATCTGCTGGCTCTGGAGAAGAAGGCTGCGGAGGTCGGCGGGGAGTTCGCGGCTGCGGAGGATGTGAAGGCCTTCGTACGGGCCAACCGCAACGGCCGGATCGCCGAGAACTACGTAACGGCGGCCCAGCTCACCGATGAGGAGGGCAAGGCGCTGATGGCCGGGAAGATGTACGGCCCGGTTCTGAAGAACAACGAGTGGAGGATGGCCCGGGTGCTGGATACGAAGATGGCGCCCGATTCGGTGGGTATCCGCCATATCGTGCTGCCCTATACGCAGGAGACGCTGGCCGACAGCCTGCTGACGGCGCTGGAAAAGGGCGGTGATTTTGCAGCTGCAGCAGCCCGGTATTCGGTTTACGACGCGACGGCAGCCAATGGCGGCGAGGTGGGTGTGATGCCTTTCTCGGCCTTCACGGGCGAATTTGCCGAGGCGCTGGCCGGAGCGAAGAAGGGCGATATCGTGAAGATCGCTTCGGGTGACGCCATCCAGTTGATGCAGGTCTACCGGGCCGACAAGCCCACGAAACATATCCAGGTGGCGTCGATCACCTATCCGCTGGAGGCTTCGGCCGCCACGCGCCGCGACATCCACAACCAGGCGGGATCGTTCATGGTCAATGCCAAGGGCTCTTCGGAGGCCTTTGCCGATGCCGCTTCGGAAGCAGCCGTTACGCCGCGCGTTGCGACGCTGTCTCAGGGCGACCGCACGATCCGCGGTCTGGAGGATTCGCGTGACGTGGCCCGCTGGGCCTACGGTGCCGAGACGGGCGATGTCTCGGAGATCTTCACCGTCGGTAAGGACTATGTGATCGCCATGCTGACCGAGATCGACGACAACGACTACGCTTCGCTGGAGAAGGTGGCTTCGCAGGTCCGTGCCCAGGTGCTGCGCGACAAGAAATACGACTATATTGTGAAGGACCTTGCAGGTTCGACGCTGGCCGAGCAGGCTTCGAGCCTCGGTTCGGAGGTGGACGACTTCTCGGGCGTGACATTCGGGTCGTTCTATATCGACGGCATCGGCATGGAGCCCCGTCTGGTCGGCGCGATCGCCTCTTCGGAGCAGGGTGTGCTGTCGGCTCCCGTGAAGGGAATGTCGGGTGTGTATGTCTTCGAGGTCGGGGATGTGCAGACCGAGGAGAAGCAGACTGCCGAGGGTGAAAAGGTCCGTGCCCAGGCGATGGCCGAGGGTATGGCCCAGCAGTTCGCCTATCCGGCCATCCAGCAGATGGCCAAGATCCAGGATCTGCGCGGCGAGTACTTCTGA
- the lptC gene encoding LPS export ABC transporter periplasmic protein LptC, with translation MTRYARVALSVAGSAILLFSCSGEPEDASSSAEEAMMTEYSEHLSIINSQNGRRSYHFVTPLLEGYTLAREPYREFRKGIKITTYQDDSLSSVDAVLTANYAIYYEKRELWEAKGNVVVEKSDGKTLYTQQLFWNARTGKIYSNVDSKIVQNNGRDVFIGEGFESDEEFKDWRFRRMKGRMEVEMKQAADSTAADSTAVRPASATATAPAPTAAPTPVATSAPVATSAAAAVPEPSAAPVAAGPAASRSEGLSSRTRPGAQPASGAPSTAKSRLANLEPKNGVPETKK, from the coding sequence ATGACACGATACGCCAGGGTAGCACTCTCCGTTGCGGGGAGTGCTATCTTGCTGTTCTCGTGTTCGGGGGAGCCTGAGGATGCTTCGTCGTCGGCCGAGGAGGCGATGATGACGGAGTACAGCGAGCACCTGTCGATCATCAATTCGCAGAACGGACGCCGTTCCTACCACTTCGTCACGCCGCTGCTCGAAGGCTACACGCTGGCCCGGGAACCCTATCGGGAGTTCCGCAAGGGGATCAAGATCACGACCTACCAGGACGATTCGCTTTCGTCGGTGGACGCCGTGCTGACGGCCAACTACGCCATCTATTACGAGAAGCGGGAGTTGTGGGAGGCCAAGGGCAACGTCGTGGTGGAGAAATCCGACGGCAAGACGCTCTATACGCAGCAGCTGTTCTGGAATGCCCGCACGGGGAAGATCTATTCGAACGTGGATTCGAAGATCGTGCAGAATAACGGCCGCGACGTCTTCATCGGAGAGGGCTTCGAGTCGGACGAGGAGTTCAAGGACTGGCGTTTCCGCCGCATGAAGGGGCGGATGGAGGTGGAGATGAAGCAGGCTGCGGACTCCACGGCGGCGGATTCGACAGCCGTACGCCCGGCATCTGCAACAGCTACGGCGCCTGCGCCCACAGCGGCACCGACCCCCGTTGCAACCTCAGCCCCCGTTGCAACCTCGGCGGCCGCTGCGGTACCTGAACCTTCCGCGGCACCTGTTGCTGCCGGCCCTGCGGCTTCCCGATCCGAAGGTCTTTCTTCCCGGACGAGACCGGGTGCACAACCCGCTTCCGGGGCGCCTTCGACGGCAAAGTCCAGGCTCGCAAACCTGGAGCCGAAAAACGGCGTTCCCGAAACCAAAAAGTGA
- a CDS encoding enzyme of heme biosynthesis gives MKNVKFLLSAACALFACSALAQDFSDPKYAIWGDTPEERQQNILNSNFLKESCDNKDYDAATHYLQELLAKCPKASENTFVRGITLYKNKINRAKTLDEKNMFIDSLMLIYDLRNEYFGDHAKRGTAYILDRKAREYLTYKPNDRKGIRETFRAAIEAGGDNADPETVVVYFSNLCDDYKNTDEVMPDEVLAEYERLEPFFAKHPEAAEYKSQFDAAFGLSGAASCENLEKLYRAKLEAAPDDEALLAQAVGMMSRAKCDGDFYFSIAEKYYEMKPSSETAMFLAQAFQNKGDYAKAQTYLNEALAVEQDAAERQKLLVRIALVGLVANDIPNAASAARQARDLNPEDGVPYFVLAQCYASSAAACGGFAGQATFWAAYDTMAKAVELLPSDSEYLEHAKTSLSAFRNRFPSSEECFFNELQEGARYTVNCGTAAGVSTTVRPR, from the coding sequence ATGAAAAACGTAAAATTCCTGCTTTCCGCCGCATGTGCGCTTTTTGCATGCTCGGCGCTGGCTCAAGACTTCAGTGATCCGAAGTACGCGATCTGGGGTGACACGCCCGAAGAACGCCAGCAGAACATTCTGAACAGCAACTTCCTCAAGGAGTCGTGCGACAACAAGGACTACGATGCCGCGACACACTACCTGCAGGAGCTGCTGGCCAAGTGCCCGAAGGCCTCGGAGAATACCTTCGTCCGCGGGATCACGCTCTACAAGAACAAGATCAACCGTGCCAAGACGCTGGACGAGAAGAACATGTTTATCGATTCTCTGATGCTGATCTACGATCTTCGCAACGAGTATTTCGGAGATCATGCGAAGCGCGGTACGGCCTACATTCTCGACCGCAAGGCCCGGGAGTACCTGACCTACAAGCCGAACGACCGGAAGGGAATCCGCGAGACATTCCGCGCCGCCATCGAGGCGGGCGGTGACAATGCCGATCCGGAGACCGTGGTGGTTTATTTCTCGAACCTCTGCGACGATTACAAGAATACGGACGAGGTGATGCCCGACGAGGTGCTTGCGGAGTACGAGCGCCTGGAGCCGTTCTTTGCGAAGCATCCCGAGGCTGCGGAGTACAAGAGCCAGTTCGACGCTGCATTCGGACTGAGCGGCGCCGCCAGCTGCGAGAACCTCGAAAAACTCTACCGTGCGAAACTGGAGGCTGCACCCGATGACGAGGCGCTGCTGGCCCAGGCCGTGGGGATGATGTCGCGTGCGAAGTGCGACGGCGACTTCTACTTCTCGATCGCCGAGAAATACTACGAGATGAAACCCTCGTCGGAGACGGCGATGTTCCTGGCGCAGGCTTTCCAGAACAAGGGCGACTATGCCAAGGCCCAGACCTATCTGAACGAGGCGCTGGCCGTTGAGCAGGATGCAGCCGAGCGTCAGAAGCTGCTGGTCCGCATTGCGCTGGTGGGTCTGGTTGCAAACGACATTCCGAATGCCGCTTCGGCCGCGCGTCAGGCCCGGGATCTGAATCCCGAGGACGGCGTTCCCTACTTCGTGCTGGCTCAGTGCTATGCTTCGTCGGCAGCCGCTTGCGGCGGGTTTGCCGGACAGGCGACTTTCTGGGCCGCATACGACACGATGGCCAAGGCTGTAGAGCTGCTTCCGAGCGATTCGGAGTATCTGGAGCACGCCAAGACGTCGCTGAGCGCCTTCCGCAACCGTTTCCCGAGTTCGGAGGAGTGCTTCTTCAACGAGTTGCAGGAGGGAGCCCGTTACACGGTGAACTGCGGCACGGCCGCCGGCGTTTCGACGACGGTACGCCCCCGCTAA
- a CDS encoding heparinase II/III family protein, with product MAQPKKTSNLYRTFISIACAGMLLCGCGSGSENSDPGTPDPDPGTGDNYTPTFDYSKLTDHPRLLMTESDFEALKKTIEISPDLKKIHDYVIAQSDLHLTEEAIPYQMVGKRLTTSLAQKHIMNLAYAYRMTGDSRYLNKAEEDLIAICSFPSWNPSHYLDVAELVLSASFGYDWLYNDLQESTRILIRKAITEFGFQTSYDETDQFIDRVNNWNSICNGGLILGAIALYGDDESMNQECINILERSVAANRFALAEYGPDGNYPEGYGYWCYGNNLQVALIAALEKAFGTDNGLSDIQGFKESAEYMLHMVGVNGKVFNYSDNSEYEQPLLPIWWFARKMNDPSLLYNEIRMLNNGKYVTEKFLPMLLSYATTVDTDKITAPTRTFWHGEGATPVVLIHKDWTLGETDRFLGIKAGKARTGHGHMDAGSFVYDALGCRWAMDLGSQSYTQVEEAGVNLWSMVQNSERWTKVLRIRSDYHNTLTMDLSPFQVDNMCNILETYNSNTEQGAKVDLSGTLGNNYVQSATRTIKLVDSKDLVIHDEVTTAVYGSLRWAMVTPAVPTKISDTCFKLEQNGKTMYMIVEANPEVTLNTWSTDPLYEWDSPNTGTIIVGFDVSVSAGTDVTFNVTLTETPPSGNQF from the coding sequence ATGGCTCAACCCAAAAAAACAAGTAACCTGTACCGAACCTTTATAAGTATTGCATGCGCGGGAATGCTTCTCTGCGGATGTGGTTCGGGTAGTGAAAATAGCGATCCGGGGACACCTGATCCGGATCCAGGGACAGGGGACAATTACACCCCGACCTTCGATTATTCCAAATTAACCGACCATCCCCGTCTGCTAATGACGGAATCGGATTTCGAAGCGCTCAAAAAGACGATAGAGATTTCGCCCGATCTAAAAAAAATACATGACTATGTAATCGCGCAAAGCGATCTGCACCTGACTGAGGAAGCTATTCCCTACCAAATGGTAGGGAAACGGCTGACGACATCATTGGCACAGAAGCATATCATGAATCTCGCATACGCCTATCGGATGACGGGAGACAGCCGGTATCTGAACAAAGCGGAAGAAGATCTGATCGCCATCTGCAGTTTTCCAAGTTGGAATCCTTCGCATTATCTCGACGTGGCAGAACTGGTCCTTTCGGCTTCGTTCGGATACGACTGGCTGTACAATGACCTGCAGGAGAGTACGCGCATTTTGATACGCAAGGCAATCACGGAATTCGGATTCCAAACCTCGTACGACGAAACCGATCAGTTCATCGATCGGGTGAACAACTGGAACTCAATCTGTAACGGAGGATTAATACTCGGAGCCATAGCCCTGTATGGTGATGACGAATCCATGAATCAAGAATGCATCAATATTCTTGAACGATCAGTCGCCGCAAATCGGTTCGCCCTGGCAGAATACGGACCGGACGGCAACTATCCCGAAGGATACGGTTACTGGTGTTACGGCAACAACCTCCAGGTTGCATTGATTGCGGCTTTGGAGAAAGCCTTCGGTACCGACAACGGACTATCCGACATCCAGGGATTTAAAGAATCTGCCGAATACATGCTGCACATGGTCGGAGTTAACGGTAAGGTTTTCAATTACTCGGATAATTCAGAATACGAGCAGCCGCTATTGCCGATCTGGTGGTTTGCCCGCAAGATGAACGATCCGTCTCTTCTTTACAACGAAATTCGCATGCTAAACAACGGAAAATATGTAACTGAGAAGTTTCTCCCGATGCTCCTTTCCTATGCGACAACCGTAGATACGGACAAAATTACCGCACCGACACGAACATTCTGGCATGGAGAAGGCGCAACTCCTGTCGTGCTGATTCATAAGGATTGGACGCTCGGAGAGACGGACCGTTTTTTGGGAATCAAGGCCGGAAAAGCTCGGACAGGGCACGGGCATATGGATGCCGGTTCGTTTGTCTATGATGCTTTGGGATGCCGTTGGGCCATGGATCTGGGCAGCCAAAGCTATACGCAGGTCGAAGAAGCTGGTGTCAACCTGTGGAGCATGGTACAGAACTCCGAACGTTGGACGAAAGTCCTCCGCATCCGAAGCGACTATCACAATACGCTGACCATGGATTTAAGCCCATTCCAGGTGGACAATATGTGCAATATTCTGGAAACTTACAATTCCAATACAGAACAGGGCGCAAAAGTCGATCTGTCGGGTACATTGGGAAATAATTATGTGCAGTCAGCCACCAGGACCATCAAGTTAGTCGACAGCAAAGACCTCGTTATTCATGACGAGGTTACCACAGCCGTCTACGGGAGTCTCCGCTGGGCTATGGTGACTCCTGCGGTTCCGACAAAAATCAGCGACACATGCTTCAAGCTGGAACAAAATGGCAAAACGATGTATATGATCGTCGAGGCCAATCCGGAAGTTACGCTCAATACGTGGTCGACTGATCCGCTATATGAATGGGATTCTCCCAATACAGGAACAATTATCGTCGGATTTGACGTATCGGTAAGTGCCGGGACCGACGTCACATTCAACGTCACACTGACAGAAACTCCGCCTTCAGGAAATCAATTCTGA
- a CDS encoding hemolysin family protein — protein sequence MVTSLILIVVMLLLSAFFSGMEIAFTSKNRLKLEIDRKQSRMFDSIAEVFSRHPGQYITTILVGNNIALVVYSLAMSMLLRGIYGSLGWSKLALEGSVAIDTAVSTIIIIFFAEFLPKSVFRNDPNFYYRVLAPVIYFFYIVLYPVARFTTLLSHGILRLLGRKVEEKNITPSFDREDLAALLDTNGPEPHSEPDNELKIFQNALDFADLRVRDCMVPRVDVEAVDIDDTTIGQLTARFVDSKYSRIFVWRKSIDNIIGYVNSKSLFTRPAQIADVMMEVNYVPETMPLQSMLENFIKHRSNIAVVIDEFGGTAGIISLEDVLEQIFGEIEDEHDVPDLVEKQVGPDEYVFSCRLEVKYLNERYDLGIEESREYDTLAGFIIYHYEGIPGAGETVSIGDLQLRILRTTRSRIELARVKKM from the coding sequence ATGGTGACTTCCCTGATTCTGATTGTCGTCATGTTGTTGTTGTCGGCCTTCTTCTCGGGCATGGAGATCGCCTTCACGAGCAAGAATCGGCTCAAACTGGAGATCGACCGCAAGCAGAGCCGGATGTTCGACAGTATTGCGGAGGTTTTTTCACGCCATCCGGGTCAGTACATCACGACGATTCTCGTAGGCAACAACATCGCACTGGTGGTCTATTCGCTGGCAATGTCGATGCTGCTGCGCGGGATCTACGGCTCGCTGGGGTGGTCGAAATTGGCCCTCGAAGGTTCGGTGGCCATCGACACGGCGGTTTCGACGATCATCATCATCTTCTTTGCGGAGTTTCTGCCCAAGTCGGTCTTCCGCAACGACCCCAATTTCTACTACCGGGTGCTGGCTCCGGTGATCTATTTCTTCTACATCGTGCTCTATCCCGTTGCGCGTTTCACGACGCTGCTTTCGCACGGGATCCTGCGCCTGCTGGGCCGCAAGGTCGAGGAGAAGAATATCACGCCGAGTTTCGACCGGGAGGACCTTGCGGCGCTGCTCGACACGAACGGCCCGGAGCCTCATTCGGAACCGGACAACGAGTTGAAGATCTTTCAGAACGCGCTGGATTTCGCGGATCTTCGCGTGCGGGACTGCATGGTCCCGCGCGTGGATGTCGAGGCGGTGGACATCGACGATACGACGATCGGGCAGTTGACGGCGCGTTTCGTGGATTCGAAGTATTCGCGGATCTTCGTCTGGCGGAAGTCGATCGACAACATCATCGGCTATGTCAACTCGAAGAGCCTCTTCACGCGTCCGGCACAGATCGCCGACGTGATGATGGAGGTGAACTACGTCCCCGAGACAATGCCGCTGCAGTCGATGCTGGAGAACTTTATCAAGCACCGGTCGAACATCGCGGTGGTGATCGACGAGTTCGGCGGCACGGCGGGGATCATCTCGCTGGAGGACGTCCTGGAGCAGATTTTCGGCGAGATCGAGGATGAACATGACGTCCCGGATCTGGTGGAGAAACAGGTGGGGCCCGACGAATATGTCTTCTCGTGCCGTCTGGAGGTGAAATACCTGAACGAACGCTACGATCTGGGAATCGAGGAGAGCCGCGAGTACGATACGCTGGCGGGCTTCATCATTTATCATTACGAGGGAATCCCGGGCGCCGGGGAGACGGTTTCCATCGGGGATCTGCAGTTGCGGATTCTGCGCACGACGCGTTCGCGGATCGAGTTGGCTCGGGTGAAAAAAATGTAA